The following are from one region of the Stigmatella ashevillena genome:
- a CDS encoding HesA/MoeB/ThiF family protein: protein MSHLPEARVLVVGAGGLGCPAALALAHAGVGHLTLVDPDRVDSTRLPQPIWHRPSDEGRPRAESAAEGLARTFPGLSTEALTERVNADNAEALFRSHELVIDATGGTLTPFFLSDVAVLTGVPLVHGSVLRMQGQALRVDPEGPCLRCFYKAPPSPSAAPPMAREDVPGPLMGWVGTVQAMLALERLTGEAGLARDEALLHVFDGEALEGRAVRVRREPDCPSCAPGRWPGLTEHGS, encoded by the coding sequence GTGAGCCACCTACCGGAAGCGCGGGTGCTGGTCGTGGGGGCGGGAGGCCTGGGGTGCCCGGCCGCGCTCGCGCTGGCGCACGCGGGGGTGGGGCACCTGACGCTGGTGGATCCAGACCGGGTGGACAGCACCCGCCTCCCCCAGCCGATCTGGCATCGCCCCTCGGACGAGGGTCGGCCGAGGGCGGAGTCCGCCGCCGAGGGCCTGGCGCGGACCTTTCCGGGCCTGAGCACCGAGGCGCTCACCGAGCGGGTGAACGCGGACAACGCCGAGGCGCTCTTCCGCTCGCACGAGCTGGTCATCGATGCCACCGGTGGCACGCTCACCCCGTTCTTCCTGTCGGACGTGGCGGTGCTCACGGGCGTGCCGCTCGTGCATGGGAGCGTGCTGCGCATGCAGGGGCAAGCCCTGCGCGTGGATCCGGAAGGACCGTGCCTGCGCTGTTTCTACAAGGCGCCGCCTTCGCCCAGCGCCGCTCCTCCGATGGCACGGGAGGACGTGCCGGGCCCCCTTATGGGGTGGGTGGGCACGGTCCAGGCGATGCTGGCACTGGAGCGGCTCACGGGGGAAGCCGGGTTGGCCCGGGACGAGGCCCTGCTGCACGTCTTTGATGGAGAGGCGCTCGAGGGGCGGGCGGTGCGCGTGCGCCGTGAGCCGGACTGTCCCAGCTGTGCCCCTGGCAGATGGCCGGGGCTCACCGAGCACGGGAGCTGA